The following are encoded in a window of Ranitomeya variabilis isolate aRanVar5 chromosome 6, aRanVar5.hap1, whole genome shotgun sequence genomic DNA:
- the LOC143782523 gene encoding thioredoxin-like protein 4A, whose protein sequence is MSYMLPHLHNGWQVDQSILSEEDRVLVIRFGHDWDPTCMKMDEVLYCIAEKVKNFAVIYLVDITEVPDFNKMYELYDPCTVMFFFRNKHIMIDLGTGNNNKINWPMEDKQEMIDIVETVYRGARKGRGLVVSPKDYSTKYRY, encoded by the exons ATGTCTTACATGCTTCCACATCTGCACAATGGCTGGCAGGTTGACCAGTCCATCCTTTCCGAGGAGGACCGCGTGTTGGTTATCCGCTTTGGACATGACTGGGATCCTACATGTATGAAGATGGATGAAGTTTTGTACTGCATAGCTGAGAAG GTGAAAAACTTTGCTGTGATTTATCTGGTGGATATAACAGAAGTCCCCGATTTCAATAAAATGTACGAGTTATATGATCCCTGTACAGTCATGTTCTTCTTCAG GAACAAGCACATTATGATTGATTTAGGCACTGGTAACAATAACAAGATTAACTGGCCAATGGAAGATAAACAGGAGATGATTGATATCGTGGAAACGGTCTACAGAGGTGCCAGGAAGGGCAGAGGTCTAGTGGTGTCTCCCAAGGACTACTCCACAAAATACAGATACTGA
- the LOC143782519 gene encoding uncharacterized protein LOC143782519 — protein sequence MCCIVTNFCFLFPGNKVIVQWRLLRDRFKREFNKEMQAPSGSRGRRSRYKYARALSFLRSTLLSRSTVCSTREPASALHPSGAISQESATGDHVDPSVSVPSLLCDPSAPSTSAGAAGRTSSLEAAGDELQFPLPHPSETAATSRPPLGSGRQRQRVQERSYAPEFLHLKAALRNAIKLLGEQTSAGYNMLKSILELSSCLDRMHSDANQSPRHFFSVGPQAHGKSNLQMHVMQGCHTALAQAMSQAPPPTLHVSTPFPSQAAVHPPPVHPPTPSPFLPSPPHYFPVPTFPFPFFPFNFTVPNPTNTFTIPPTDHICTSTPCPTSCFYHPFHFCSSPRCPVPHYRRGPPCQPLRYYLHPKL from the exons atgtgttgtatagtaaccaatttttgctttctctttccaggtaacaAGGTTATCGTGCAGTGGCGgttactcagggatcgcttcaagagggagtttaacaaggagatgcaggccccgagtggatctagaggacgcaggagcaggtataaatatgccagagccctgtcgttcctccggtcgacgctgctgagcagaag cactgtctgcagcactcgggagcctgcatcagcgttgcacccctctggagcgatctctcaggagtccgccaccggggaccacgtcgacccctctgtatctgtaccttcccttttgtgtgatccctcggccccatccaccagcgctggagcagcagggcggacttcgtcacttgaagctgcaggtgatgagttacaGTTCCCTTTACCCCATCCCTCTGaaactgccgcaacatctagaccacctttggggtcaggacggcagcgccagagagttcaggaaaggagctatgcgcctgagtttttgcatctgaaagCAGCCTTAaggaatgccatcaagcttttgggtgagcaaacatctgctgggtacaatatgcttaaaagcatacttgaactcagcagttgtctggataggatgcattcagatgcaaaccagtcaccaagacactttttttcagtcggtcctcaggcacatggaaaatctaacctgcagatgcatgtgatgcaaggctgccacactgctctagcgcaggcgatgtcccaagcccctccacccacccttcatgtttcaacacctttcccctctcaagccgccgtccatcctcctcccgtccatcctcctactCCTTCTCCATTCCTTCCTTCCCCCCCTCATtatttcccagtacctaccttcccctttccattcttcccctttaacttcaccgttcccaatcccaccaacaccttcaccatacctcccacagaccacatctgtacctcaactccctgcccaacctcatgtttttaccacccattccacttctgttcctccccgcgatgtcctgtcccccactatcgacgtggtccgccctgtcagcccctccgctattatctccaccccaaattatga